The Patescibacteria group bacterium genome segment AGTTTGACGCAAAAACTAGGCAGTGCTATAATGGAGTTGACAACTGAATAATTATCAAGAGTGCGGTGAGGGATCCAGCCCGATGAACCGCCGACAACCGCCGAATCATCGGAAAGGTGCCAATTCTGGCCCAGTAATGGGGGAGATAAATTTTTCGATTTTATTCTTCCTCAAAAAGGAAGATTTTTTTATAAAAATAATATAAAACCTATGACCAAGACCACCCTCAAAACGTGCGAATCAGTGTGCGCCGGCCACCCGGACAAAATTTGCGATCAGATCAGCGATGCCGTTTTAGATGCTTGTTTGGCCCAGGATCCCAGCTCCCGCGTTGCCTGCGAATGTCTAATCAAGGATGATAACTTGATTATGGCTGGAGAGATTACCAGCAATGCGCAAGTTGATTATATTGGAATTGCCAGGCAGACGCTTAGAGAAATCGGTTATACGCCGGAGGAAGCGGATGGTTTCAAGATTCAGTCGCTTATTAGCAAACAATCACCGGATATCGCGCAAGGTGTGGATACTGGCGGGGCGGGGGATCAGGGTATGATGTACGGCTATGCTTCAGCGGAAACTGAAGAACTATTGCCCTTGCCGTTAGTCTTGGCTCATAATCTTTGCCGTAAGTTGGGCGAATTGCGCCAATCAGATCAAGGTAGTCCGCTTAAGCCGGACGGCAAGGCACAAGTAACCGTCAGATACGAAAACGGTCGGCCCGTGTCCGCCGATTCTATTGTCGTGTCCACTCAGCATTCAGCGGAAATTAGCCAAGCCGATTTGGAGCAGTATGTCTTAAAAAATGTAATTATCCCTGTGGCCGGGGATTGGTTGGTGGCCGGTCTAACCATTAATCCGCATCTGAAAAAGTCATTAGCTGAACCGACTAAAATTTATATTAATCCGACCGGACGATTTGAGGTGGGCGGATCGTTCGGCGATTGTGGCGTTACCGGCAGAAAAATCGTTGTGGATACTTATGGCGGTATCGGCCGAGTCGGTGGCGGAGCTTTTTCCGGCAAGGATCCGTCCAAGGTTGATCGCAGTGCCGCTTATATGGCGCGCTACCTGGCTAAAAATTTAGTATCGTTGGGTTATGGCGATGAAATTGAGGTTCGTTTGGCCTACGCTATCGGCGTGGCTCAGCCTGTTGATGTTTCGGTTGATATTATCACACCTATCGCCGATGATTCTCTCGGCTTGAAAGAAAAGCCGGTGCTTGATCCCGTGTCTTATATCCTAGCTAACTTTGATTTGTCTCCTGCCGGTATTATTAAATTATTGGATTTGAGGCAACCGGTCTATCGTCAGGCCGCTGTTTATGGTCATTTTGGCCGGACGGAATTCAGCTGGGAAAAGTAAGGATATCGGACTGGATTTATCACGTTGATTTTTTATGGTATAATTACAATATAATTGTAATCATATGAAAAAGAATCTAATTTTCATTTTAGTGGCGGCCGGGTTGCTTATAGCCGTTTCGGTTAGCGCTCATCAGCCACGTTTAGCTTACCAGATGACGGCGACTAAGGATGTGCCGATTCTGATCGCGAATGCCGACGTCTCACAGGCATTTTACGGCCAGCTTAGGGGAGGAATTGATTATTATGATTTGAATCTCACAGCGCCGTTGGATTTTTATTTTCAGATTTTGGTACCCGACATTACTGACGCTCGCACCGGTTTAATAGCGCAATTGAATGACGGCGGCGACGGTAAGCCGTTGGTGGTTTTAAACGGCCTAGGTTACCCTTGGCAGAAATTCCATGAGGATTTTGCCGGCGATGATTATTTGCAAGGCCCGGAAAGGAAAATCAATTTGCCGGCCGGCAATTATCGCATTATGGTTTCCAGCCCCAATAATCTCGGCAAGTATGTGTTGGTGGTGGGGGAGAAAGAATCATTTCCGCTCGGTGAATCATTAAAAACCTTATGGCTTTTACCCGGATTGAAAGGATATTTTAATAAACCGTTTTGGTCGGTCTATGAGGGCCGTATCGGTTCCGGTCTACTGATTGCTACTCTGGTTATTCTGGCGATAGTCCTGATAGTGGCTGGCTTTATTATATTTGAACGACGCAGGAAGAAAAAAATTTAAGCGATAAGGATAAGGGAAATTATGGATTTTAACTCCGGCCGCTAAAGCCGGAGTTTGTTTTAGACGTAATTGCCAAAATAACGGATTTTTGTTAAACTTCAACCCAGTTATGACTGATCAGAAACTGTCACAATTGCAACGCGATCTGCGGCGTTTGGCCAGCCCGGCCAAGGCCGCTATTCTGTTGCGGTTCTTTAAGACCGGCAAAGGGCAGTACGGCGAGGGTGATAAGTTTCTTGGCGTAGTGGTGCCGGAGCAGAGGAAATTGGCGCGTCAGTATGGTCAGCTGACTTTAAGCGATTTGGAAAAATTGTTGCATAGCAAAATTCATGAAGAACGCCTGACCGCGTTGATTATTTTAGATGACCAATTCAGGCGCGGTGACAGTAAGATTCAAGAGAAAATTTTTAAGTTGTATCTTAGAAACACTCGCTATATTAATAATTGGGATTTGGTAGATTTGAGCGCGCCCAATATTGTCGGCG includes the following:
- the metK gene encoding methionine adenosyltransferase yields the protein MTKTTLKTCESVCAGHPDKICDQISDAVLDACLAQDPSSRVACECLIKDDNLIMAGEITSNAQVDYIGIARQTLREIGYTPEEADGFKIQSLISKQSPDIAQGVDTGGAGDQGMMYGYASAETEELLPLPLVLAHNLCRKLGELRQSDQGSPLKPDGKAQVTVRYENGRPVSADSIVVSTQHSAEISQADLEQYVLKNVIIPVAGDWLVAGLTINPHLKKSLAEPTKIYINPTGRFEVGGSFGDCGVTGRKIVVDTYGGIGRVGGGAFSGKDPSKVDRSAAYMARYLAKNLVSLGYGDEIEVRLAYAIGVAQPVDVSVDIITPIADDSLGLKEKPVLDPVSYILANFDLSPAGIIKLLDLRQPVYRQAAVYGHFGRTEFSWEK
- a CDS encoding DNA alkylation repair protein, giving the protein MTDQKLSQLQRDLRRLASPAKAAILLRFFKTGKGQYGEGDKFLGVVVPEQRKLARQYGQLTLSDLEKLLHSKIHEERLTALIILDDQFRRGDSKIQEKIFKLYLRNTRYINNWDLVDLSAPNIVGAWLYRRDRNILYRLAESKLLWDRRIAMLATFYFICQGDCADTIKIAKVFLTDQHDLIHKAVGWMLREVGKRCDEKELKSFLNQYSAKMPRTMLRYAIERLSTGERKKYLASKEV